Part of the Zingiber officinale cultivar Zhangliang chromosome 6A, Zo_v1.1, whole genome shotgun sequence genome, GGTGTGTGACTTTGTGTTAGGTCGAGGAATCCTTGAGAAAACATACAACGACGACGATGAAGCCTGCAGAGTAGAGTAGAAGAGTTAGTTAAAGCTTTAGATTAGTAGTGTCTTAGTGTTGGGTAGCTCAGCCTTTTGATCATTTGTGTTCTTCTAGTCCTAGAGATGGATAAGAGAATAGTTTTATTGTAATAAGCTGAAATGATTGATCATTCAAGATGGTAAAGCTGAATCAATGATTTTCCTATCAAACAAGcgaaaattttatttcctttttctaaagaaaaaaaaaatggagattTGCAATCTCTATAATTTATATTCTCACTTTTATACTAACTTTTCATTCAAACGCTTGCTTCGGGTAGTTTATGGGATTTAGTGATTTCGAGTCTCGAGTTCGCCGGAGACGTTGCCGGCGGAGCGCTTCCCTCTCCATAAAACCCCCCAAACCCTTGCTCGAGGTCGCCTCCCATGGGACTACACGCGGAGCCGGAGCCAGGAGTAGGAGTCCGCTTCCCCATACTCAGCCGCCGCCTCACCGCCCGAAGCCTCCCGGAACCCGGCGTCCTCGTCTCCTCGTCGGCGTTCCTGCTCGTCGGCAGCGGCGAAACCGGCGACGAAAACCCCTCCAACTCCCTCTTGGGTATCTCAATCGCAAGATCCCCTTTTGGCTTCTTCAATCTGGCGGAAGAGCTGGAAGGCGCTTCGCTCGTCTGCCGTTGATTCGATTGGAAGACCGGCGAGTCGGGATTTAGGGGTTCGGATCCGGCGAGGGAATTAGAGTTCGGGACTGGGATTGGTTCGGCGCCGACGGGACTCCGGCAGAGGGGGCAAGTGGAGTGGGAGTGGAACCACATGTCGATGCAGTCGAGGTGGAAACCGTGGCTGCACTTGGAGAGGATCCTGACGGCCTCGCCGTCGGCGAGCTCGGAGAGGCACACGGCGCACTCGATCCCGTTTCCGGACTCCGCCGCGCGGTAGACAGCGACGGGGAGAGATCGGAGGACGGAGGCGTCGAGGCCGCGGCAAAGGGAAGAGGAGGCGCCGAGATCGGAGGCGGAGGAGAAGACGAGGATGCGGGCGCGGCGCAGGTGGCGCTTGGCGTAGAGGtagaggaagaagacgaagacgAGGACGAGGAAGAGGAAAACGATCGCGGCCACCATGAACATGTTGCTGGTGAGTTCTTCTGCTGCTGCGGAGTCGAAGTCGGCATCATCGGGCTCCGCCATGGTTTGGCCGGCGATGGATCGGGGAAATTGGTTTGCACAGGGAGGTGATGAAGCAAGGCGGATGGACTTTGCAGTCAATATTTAGTCAAACGAGAAATAGCGTGGAAGAGACCCAAAATTGGTGCgcgcgcaaaaaaaaaaaaaaaaaaaaaaaaaagagt contains:
- the LOC121996560 gene encoding RING-H2 finger protein ATL2-like; this translates as MAEPDDADFDSAAAEELTSNMFMVAAIVFLFLVLVFVFFLYLYAKRHLRRARILVFSSASDLGASSSLCRGLDASVLRSLPVAVYRAAESGNGIECAVCLSELADGEAVRILSKCSHGFHLDCIDMWFHSHSTCPLCRSPVGAEPIPVPNSNSLAGSEPLNPDSPVFQSNQRQTSEAPSSSSARLKKPKGDLAIEIPKRELEGFSSPVSPLPTSRNADEETRTPGSGRLRAVRRRLSMGKRTPTPGSGSACSPMGGDLEQGFGGFYGEGSAPPATSPANSRLEITKSHKLPEASV